One segment of Rosa chinensis cultivar Old Blush chromosome 6, RchiOBHm-V2, whole genome shotgun sequence DNA contains the following:
- the LOC112169983 gene encoding laccase-14, translating into MKHQKTCPLSTTDQLLVFLFLIVQFLSLLVQAEVHYYDFVVREKNYTRLCETKSILVVNDSFPGPEIRVHKGDTVYVNVHNQGDYAFTIHWHGIKQPRNPWSDGPSYITQCPIPPGTNFTYEVLLSIEEGTVWWHAHSDWTRATVHGAFVILPAIGTTFPFPQPDEDEVLVIASWYTGDIKELIDESIQNGTDLPHSDAYTLNGQPGDFCACSNGTAYRRVVDYGKTYLLRIVNGNMNAEHFFAVAEHSLTVVGLDGAYIKPINTAYIVISPGQTMDVLLVANQSLGQYYMAIRQYSSENIAVTRFDHANVTAILEYRGDYTYETFPVFPSTLPMYLDKAAALNFTYQLRSLATPEYPVNVPLDITTRMYITASMNVLPCDHAGCEITENIASSLNNVSWVDTKPTTNVLEAYYRNISGAYESNFPDQPPLFYNFTADSIADYYDYTAQGTKVKVLNYNESVEIVFQGTNVMDGSVNHPMHLHGYSFYVVGYGFGNFDNETDPKGYNLVDPPKVTTFGVPKRGWLAIRFKATNPGVWFWHCHFERHLTWGMDTAFIVKNGGTPETSIREPPTYMPPCIIPLNSRVHSYGEFIEEKIE; encoded by the exons ATGAAGCACCAAAAGACATGCCCATTGTCAACTACTGATCAGCTTCTGGTGTTTCTGTTTCTTATAGTGCAGTTCCTCTCCCTGCTGGTTCAAGCCGAAGTCcattactatgattttgtt GTAAGGGAGAAAAATTACACGAGGCTGTGTGAGACAAAGAGCATTTTAGTTGTGAATGATAGTTTCCCAGGACCGGAGATACGTGTTCACAAAGGTGATACAGTTTATGTCAACGTGCATAACCAAGGAGATTATGCATTCACCATTCACTG GCATGGGATAAAGCAACCACGAAATCCATGGTCAGATGGTCCATCTTACATCACACAGTGTCCAATCCCACCTGGAACAAACTTCACCTATGAAGTATTATTGTCCATAGAAGAAGGAACTGTATGGTGGCATGCACATAGTGATTGGACTAGAGCTACTGTTCATGGTGCTTTTGTTATCTTGCCTGCTATTGGAACCACATTCCCATTTCCGCAACCTGATGAAGACGAAGTTCTTGTAATtg CATCTTGGTACACAGGAGATATAAAAGAACTTATTGATGAGTCTATACAAAATGGTACCGACTTACCCCATTCAGATGCTTACACTTTAAATGGGCAGCCAGGAGATTTTTGTGCATGCTCCAATG GAACAGCGTACCGTCGTGTAGTGGATTACGGCAAGACATATCTTCTTCGTATAGTCAACGGAAACATGAATGCAGAACACTTCTTTGCCGTTGCAGAGCATAGTCTCACTGTGGTTGGACTAGATGGAGCCTACATAAAACCCATAAACACTGCCTACATAGTCATAAGTCCTGGACAAACGATGGATGTCTTGCTAGTAGCAAACCAGTCTCTTGGCCAATATTATATGGCTATTAGACAATACTCAAGTGAGAACATTGCAGTCACTAGATTTGACCATGCAAATGTTACTGCAATCCTTGAATACAGAGGCGACTATACATATGAGACATTTCCTGTATTTCCATCTACTCTTCCTATGTACTTGGACAAAGCAGCAGCACTCAACTTCACATACCAACTTAGAAGCTTGGCTACTCCAGAGTACCCTGTAAATGTTCCACTCGACATCACTACTAGAATGTATATTACGGCGTCGATGAATGTACTTCCTTGTGACCATGCAGGCTGTGAAATAACTGAGAATATCGCTTCAAGCCTAAATAATGTTAGTTGGGTCGACACAAAACCAACTACAAATGTCTTGGAAGCCTACTACAg GAACATAAGCGGGGCTTATGAATCAAATTTCCCAGACCAGCCGCCTTTGTTTTATAATTTTACAGCAGATTCTATCGCCGACTATTATGATTACACAGCACAAGGGACAAAGGTGAAAGTGTTGAACTATAATGAATCGGTTGAAATTGTGTTCCAAGGGACTAATGTGATGGACGGTTCTGTCAATCATCCAATGCATTTGCATGGATATAGCTTTTATGTGGTTGGATATGGTTTTGGAAATTTTGACAATGAGACTGATCCCAAGGGGTATAATTTGGTAGATCCTCCTAAAGTAACTACCTTTGGAGTTCCCAAAAGAGGATGGTTAGCAATCAGATTCAAAGCAACTAATCCTG GAGTGTGGTTTTGGCATTGTCATTTCGAGAGACACTTAACTTGGGGTATGGACACTGCTTTTATAGTGAAAAATGGGGGCACTCCGGAGACTAGCATTCGTGAGCCACCAACTTACATGCCCCCATGTATTATTCCATTGAATTCTCGTGTCCACAGCTATGGTGAATTTATTGAAGAGAAAATAGAGTAA